DNA sequence from the Perca fluviatilis chromosome 4, GENO_Pfluv_1.0, whole genome shotgun sequence genome:
ATAGTAAAAAGTCAGGCGAAACGTAACACAGCTGCTGTTTAaggtatgtgtatgtatttcttGCACACCTAACCTAAATTGGTAACTGTAAGATTTAAGAAAGGAAATATTACTTGttggatatactgtatatttgactgcattgtttttccttttgcaCCTTGCACCATCTTCATACGCCACACATCCAGGCATTGCTTTAATGGCTACTGATCTCCACACCTGATTGTTCAGTTTggtttaaataggcctattttatGTTTGTTAAAATATCCCTTGTGTGAAGTAACCTCCCTGTCACAATTCCTGAACCAGTTTGTGACAAATGGGGGCTTGTAGGATATGAACGCAGAACTTCTCGCACCCCAAGCGTGAATCATACCTTTTGGCttttgccttttttcatttttgataGGGGCATATCTAGCTGTAGTGGAAATTAGGCCAACTTTGATTGCTGATAACCCACCCACAAGCAAGATTGTACATGCACATAAACAAAAAGGCTTCCCCTTCCCAGAGGATGATGGCGAAGTGAATCAAGTTACAAAGACAGCACATTTCATTCAGGGAAGCTGATTAATCTCCTGTGTTTCATTATCATGCACCTCGAGCTCCCCAAGGCATAAAACATTGTGTTGCTTCTTGGTTTTCTGACGTCCTAACAGAGATTGCCTCATCAGATTGGAGCACATCAGATTGGAGCACAAAGACAACTCTGCTGTCAGTTTTTTGTTGTGATGACCCACACAGTATATAAACTTCTTTCATTAGCCCCATTAGGTAATGTCCTATAGGTCAGTGACTGCACCTGCAAAGATCCAGAAGCTACCAGTGGGGTGAGGTGCATAATATGTTGGCAACATGCTGGATGAAGAAAGCTGATTTGTATTCATCTGACATACATTAAAATGAAGATGGAACATGCTTTAAGACTTTACTCCAGCTGTTAGAACAACCCTATAAAGGAGGCTGGAGACACCAAGCTTGTGGGGATGGGACTTCCTGTCTCTGCGTCCCCTGTGCAAAATGCCTTATACATAATCCTGGTGATGCTGGGGATCCTGGGTAATGCCACCGTTATTGTGGTGATTGGTAAGAGTGTAATAATGGACCGTGGTGTGGGACGTACCTCGGACATCATTATCATTAACATGACACTGTCGAACCTGCTTGTGTCTCTGATAAGGAACACGCTGCTTGTCATATCAGACACGGGAGTCAAGGTATGTGGTATTTAAGATTAATAGTTTTTAAGATTGACAGTGAGTCACAATTTAGTTGTTTCAAATGGTATGTTGATTTGACTTCTTTTGCACTAATGATGGGAATTACGGCCCTTTGAAGGGAGCCAGATCTTATGGTTCAGTTCCTTTTCGGCTCAtcgttctttttttcttttcttttttaggggGCAGGGGTTAGGCTATTATGTTTTTGTACAAAATAATCACTCTGATAATGATAGGGTAAGATTTGGATCAGAGTCAAACTTAGACATCCCACTAATATATTTTCACTTCAAATGTGTGGACTAGGTTTAGCAGCACAAAATTACTCGTATTGTCAGATCTAACGTCAATGATCTGCATTTTAAACATTAGAAAAAGCCATATCCTTCTGCTTTGTCAGGGACTTTATTACTTTGAATTTGAAGTTTGTGTTTGCCACAACAAACCATAACTGAAaactagggctgtgtattggcaagaatctggcgatacgatacgtatcacgatacatgggtcacgattcaatatattgcaatatatttcgatactgtgcgtaaggcgatatattgggattttttttaagtataattttagaaaaactaatatttaaaaaaagacaggatgtgcataaaagtcaaagaagtttactttaggtaaacaattcagtgcacagaaaatcaaactgccagtttgggattgtggttcacaggttcttagtgagctagtttatatgctaaagtaggccgaagttcagccatagctacactGTTatcttctagcaaaaagtcaggcactgctaggcaccgctaggcaaggacactagtggtgcgtctcagcatagccatctagcggtagggggtttaaacacaacataaacgtgaaccactgtcttacatgaatatttttgcacgtaaacttaattaaaaattaaaaatttaaataaatctatattgtgtttttgaaaatcgatacagtattgcaaaataaaatattgtgatactcaagtgtatcgattcCCCTACTGAAAACTTAGTTATATTTCAGTAAGGTTGGTGAAAAAGACCTCTTTGTGTGTGCGGGAGATAAGTGTGAGTACAGGATATTAGTCTGGAAAAGTTCAAAATTTGTGAATATGCATcgttcttttcttttacagatTTACTTATCCAAAGGGTGGTGTCAGTACTTCATGGGTGTCTGGGTGTGGCTGCGATCGGTCAATGTTTGGTCAACGCTCTTCCTCAGTGTGTTCCACTTCCGGACACTAAGGCGTGTGGCTCCTACTATTGCGTGCCGGGGCATTCCTAAGACATTACTTCTGAGTCTGGCACTCATCTGGTTTCTCAACTTTATTTACTCCATTCCTGCTCATATATTTTCCACTAGTGGGAGCATTAACAGCACAGAGGTGAGAGTTTGCTGCAACAGGAGGCTACATTATTTTAAG
Encoded proteins:
- the LOC120557619 gene encoding olfactory receptor class A-like protein 4, whose product is MGLPVSASPVQNALYIILVMLGILGNATVIVVIGKSVIMDRGVGRTSDIIIINMTLSNLLVSLIRNTLLVISDTGVKIYLSKGWCQYFMGVWVWLRSVNVWSTLFLSVFHFRTLRRVAPTIACRGIPKTLLLSLALIWFLNFIYSIPAHIFSTSGSINSTETLMLVSSTTRPLLGCVWKFPSSLHGLAYATTSIIINEAIPIILMVFTNLGSFFTLYTYGRTQSSGKDAPLIKRVPAERRAAKVILALIMLFIASWGTSIISVNYFNYNRGSSVEFLLVIARFSNTTFIAMSPVILAVGHRHLRAFIKSLLFAH